In Tripterygium wilfordii isolate XIE 37 chromosome 23, ASM1340144v1, whole genome shotgun sequence, one genomic interval encodes:
- the LOC119993746 gene encoding uncharacterized protein LOC119993746 — translation MGVGMKLGYAIDRLGTSAGINNFTVHFGDAHLDYFSTKRPKNNQRTSVVEFSDSTGRMAENQNVESIRKTMQMHEDIFKHQVRELHRLYSVQKTLTNELKEETRQNKGSTPTSSSDVNVFRLIDQHNSVTKTNLHFQGLIDKPTSRERSDNCVGDTLRVLRGFDVKRPAEEDVSTRVMVPKSNKMNISSCDSEVELTLSIGGTSSSSSSKKSRDFLAHHSLQLGSFESATPKEIREPDSTSLFKFDRGEDCSTPTTPMSSSSATVDRERKQRHWLFRGLSINRT, via the exons ATGGGAGTGGGAATGAAACTTGGATATGCAATTGATCGGTTAGGAACATCCGCGGGTATCAATAATTTTACGGTGCATTTTGGGGATGCTCACTTGGACTATTTCAGTACTAAGAGACCGAAAAACAATCAAAGAACTTCAGTGGTCGAATTTTCAGATTCCACGGGCCGGATGGCTGAAAACCAGAACGTAGAGTCCATCAGAAAGACAATGCAGATGCATGAAGATATCTTCAAACACCAG GTAAGGGAACTTCATCGGCTGTACAGCGTTCAGAAGACGCTGACGAATGAGCTGAAAGAGGAAACTAGACAAAACAAAGGTTCAACTCCAACGAGTAGCTCGGATGTTAATGTATTCCGATTGATTGACCAACACAATTCAGTAACAAAAACCAATTTGCACTTTCAAGGCTTGATAGACAAGCCAACATCAAGAGAACGCAGTGACAATTGCGTTGGAGACACGTTAAGAGTTCTGAGAGGTTTTGATGTCAAAAGACCTGCTGAAGAAGACGTCTCGACCAGAGTCATGGTTCCGAAAAGTAACAAAATGAACATTAGTAGCTGTGATAGTGAGGTGGAGTTGACATTAAGCATTGGGGGTACTAGtagtagcagcagcagcaagaAGTCCAGAGATTTTCTGGCTCATCATAGTCTACAATTAGGAAGCTTTGAATCTGCGACACCTAAAGAAATACGAGAACCTGATTCGACTTCGTTGTTCAAGTTTGATAGAGGAGAAGATTGCAGCACTCCAACAACTCCAATGAGCAGCTCTAGTGCTACGGTTGATCGGGAAAGGAAGCAGCGGCACTGGCTTTTTCGAGGCTTAAGCATTAACAGAACATGA